A stretch of the Helicoverpa zea isolate HzStark_Cry1AcR chromosome 15, ilHelZeax1.1, whole genome shotgun sequence genome encodes the following:
- the LOC124637026 gene encoding G-patch domain and KOW motifs-containing protein produces the protein MEGKKISFGFMKTKKVEKPMSPVITEDKREYIECVEEKSIKVVGGETVTEELPLVIPMKPNTLITAEKLREIAEKVESAVQEPDIKEEPVIKEEKIDENETLDQMAVRELLQEAKKNVKVEVDDKLAIPTPAKPIMTGEKESTLDDYESVPIQQFGMAMLRGMGWTPSKEGSKYKQPELRPKGLGLGADKVIKKNQKEQKKDSKEEELTIVKNSFVKITTGKYAGYYGKVVSLDEDNGRVMVEIAVKKETVSLSEFMMHAVTKSEYDKESKVINADSYEEYKKAEKVSQKQPKQEERSSTSQRNNEVSAKNDKDRYNDDHRRNKEEKSSNGRSRDKVKERRDSSSSEDRSRRRHKKDKKRYSSNDSLSSSDDDNRRRKHKSKSRRQRSSSEDSHKRSSEVKRDIDKKRKGKKKKRDRDRSPNYKKHRK, from the exons ATGGAGGGCAAGAAAATATCTTTTGGTTTCATGAAAACCAAAAAGGTGGAAAAGCCTATGTCACCAGTAATAACCGAAGATAAAAGGGAATACATAGAATGTGTTGAAGAAAAGTCAATTAAAGTCGTCGG AGGAGAAACAGTGACCGAAGAATTACCACTAGTAATCCCCATGAAACCAAACACTCTAATCACTGCAGAGAAACTCAGAGAAATAGCAGAGAAAGTTGAGAGTGCCGTACAAGAGCCAGATATTAAAGAAGAACCGGTAATAAAAGAAGAGAAGATTGATGAAAATGAGACGCTTGATCAGATGGCGGTCAGAGAGTTGCTGCAGGAAGCTAAGAAAAACGTTAAAGTGGAGGTTGATGATAAATTAGCTATACCTACACCGGCTAAACCGATTATGACAGGAGAAAAAGAG tcaaCCTTGGATGACTATGAGTCAGTTCCTATTCAACAATTTGGTATGGCAATGCTTCGAGGCATGGGATGGACACCTAGCAAAGAGGG gTCCAAGTATAAGCAGCCTGAACTCCGGCCAAAAGGTCTTGGCTTAGGAGCTGATAAAGTAATCAAAAAGAATCAAAAGGAACAGAAAAAAGACAGTAAAGAGGAAGAATTAACTATTGTGAAAAACTCCTTTGTTAAAATAACTACTGGGAAGTATGCTGGTTACTATGGCAag GTTGTTAGCTTAGATGAGGACAATGGAAGAGTGATGGTAGAAATTGCAGTAAAGAAAGAAACAGTCAGCCTCAGCGAATTTATGATGCATGCAGTCACTAAATCAGAATATGACAAGGAATCTAAAGTTATAA ACGCGGATTCTTACGAAGAGTACAAAAAGGCTGAAAAAGTTTCCCAGAAACAGCCAAAACAGGAAGAAAGAAGTTCAACCAGTCAAAGAAATAATGAAGTTAGTGCCAAAAATGATAAAGACAGATATAATGACGATCACAGAaggaataaagaagaaaaatcaTCAAACGGCAGAAGTAGGGATAAAGTAAAGGAGAGAAGAGATTCTTCTAGCAGTGAAGATAGGTCAAGACGTAGACATAAAAAAGACAAGAAAAGATATAGCAGTAATGACTCATTAAGCTCTTCTGACGATGATaatagaagaagaaaacataagTCTAAAAGCAGAAGACAAAGAAGTAGTTCCGAAGACTCACACAAGAGAAGTTCGGAAGTAAAAAGAGATATTGATAAGAAACGCAAGGGGAAAAAGAAGAAGAGAGACAGAGATCGGTCtcctaattataaaaaacataGGAAATAA